Proteins encoded in a region of the Salipiger sp. CCB-MM3 genome:
- a CDS encoding GFA family protein — protein sequence MTDLPQTGSCRCGALQVEVSKPPMMTAACHCRGCQKMSASAFSLTMMVPGDGFRVVSGTPVKGGIKGPDLDHYMCSDCQGWVFTRIVGVENFVNVRPSMFDVPDWCTPYIETMTVDRLDWATTAAAHHYKGFPPEADFPMLLEGYAKAHG from the coding sequence ATGACCGACCTTCCCCAAACCGGCAGCTGCCGCTGCGGCGCACTGCAGGTCGAAGTGAGCAAACCGCCCATGATGACCGCCGCCTGCCATTGCCGCGGCTGCCAGAAGATGAGCGCCAGCGCCTTTTCCCTGACGATGATGGTGCCCGGTGACGGATTTCGCGTGGTCTCCGGCACGCCAGTGAAGGGCGGGATCAAAGGGCCTGACCTCGATCACTATATGTGCAGCGACTGTCAGGGCTGGGTGTTCACCCGGATCGTCGGGGTCGAGAATTTCGTGAATGTACGCCCGTCGATGTTCGACGTGCCGGACTGGTGCACGCCTTATATCGAGACGATGACCGTGGACCGCCTCGACTGGGCGACCACAGCGGCCGCGCATCACTACAAGGGATTCCCTCCCGAGGCGGATTTCCCGATGCTTCTGGAAGGCTACGCCAAGGCGCACGGCTGA